A stretch of Cicer arietinum cultivar CDC Frontier isolate Library 1 chromosome 5, Cicar.CDCFrontier_v2.0, whole genome shotgun sequence DNA encodes these proteins:
- the LOC101495990 gene encoding uncharacterized protein, which translates to MGMDYYNILKVNRNASDEDLKKAYKRLAMIWHPDKNPVNKSEAEAKFKRISEAFDVLSDPQKRKIYDSYGEEALKSGQFPPPHHSSSSSSSSSRTNHNKHRQNTTSTFHFSPRDADAMYAEMFGADGPEIGGSRRDGFFRTSNGVPFGGQARKDAAVEMALPCSLEELYKGAHKKMKISRTITDFFGKSRNVEEIVTIDVKPGWKKGTKVTFPEKGNQEHGVIPADVIFVIDEKPHALYRRDGNDLVINQEITLVEALTGKTLELTTLDGRNLMVPLTDIVTPGAEIVVPDEGMPISKERGRKGNMKIKLDIKYPSRLTPQQKSDLRRVLS; encoded by the exons ATGGGCATGGATTACTACAACATACTAAAAGTGAATCGAAACGCGAGCGacgaagatttaaaaaaagcATACAAAAGACTCGCAATGATATGGCACCCAGACAAAAACCCCGTCAACAAAAGCGAAGCAGAAGCCAAATTCAAACGCATTTCCGAAGCCTTCGATGTTTTAAGCGATCCACAGAAACGTAAGATCTACGATTCATACGGTGAAGAAGCACTTAAAAGTGGTCAGTTTCCACCACCTCACCattcttcatcatcttcttcttcctcttcgcGGACAAATCATAATAAACACCGTCAGAATACTACCAGTACGTTTCATTTTAGTCCTCGCGATGCCGACGCTATGTATGCTGAGATGTTTGGTGCTGATGGTCCGGAAATTGGGGGTTCTCGTAGGGATGGCTTTTTTAGGACATCGAATGGGGTGCCTTTTGGTGGACAGGCGAGGAAAGATGCTGCTGTTGAGATGGCTTTGCCTTGTAGTTTGGAAGAACTTTATAAAGGAGCTCATAAGAAGATGAAGATCTCTAGGACTATTACTGATTTTTTTGG GAAGAGTCGGAATGTGGAGGAGATTGTGACTATTGACGTAAAACCTGGCTGGAAGAAAGGAACAAAGGTTACCTTCCCAGAGAAAGGTAACCAGGAGCATGGCGTCATTCCAGCGGACGTTATCTTTGTAATAGATGAGAAACCACATGCTCTGTATAGAAGGGATGGTAATGATTTGGTGATCAACCAAGAGATAACTCTTGTTGAGGCTCTTACAGGTAAAACCTTGGAACTCACAACCTTAGATGGAAGGAATCTCATGGTCCCATTGACAGATATAGTCACGCCTGGCGCTGAAATTGTTGTCCCTGATGAAGGAATGCCTATTTCAAAAGAGCGTGGCAGGAAAggaaatatgaaaattaagCTTGACATCAAGTATCCTTCGAGGCTGACTCCACAGCAGAAATCTGATCTGAGAAGAGTCTTAAGTTGA